The genomic interval CTAGCTCCTTGCCCCAAAAGAACAAGACACAGATGGATGCCAAGGCCGGCCCACTGACCCTCACACCGGGGCCTAGTGCATGTTGAAAGATCACCCCCAGGGCCCAGAGCATGCCAGGAGGCCCCAACCCACCAAGTTCAGACATGACATGGAGTCACTTGCACGAGGCTGTGACACACTGTGAGCTGCCCATGTACTGACAGGCCACGGGTGACTTCCCTGTCACTATTGTGGCTGTGATGAGGTGAGCAGGCCCTGACTCTCCATATGCTCACCCTGCACTCCCCTCCCTATCCTACTGAGATAGCATGTGGGAAGCTGAGACCCCTGCCCCATAgttgccaggcaagcactgggTCAGTCAGTCCCCCAGGGTTTCAGAGCGGGTGGGGCAGCACCCTGGCAGGACAGTGCTAGATCCACCCCCTTCTGGGTCAGCTCCACTCTGACTGAAGCCAGCTAGGAGCCTGGATGCCCACAGAAGTGCTGACACCACCCAGATTGGGCAGTTGGCCAGGCCTGCTGGGTGTGCCCAGAGTGGGACCTCTGTGGGAGCAGGTAGGGCCAGCCTCTTCCCAGAGCCCTGCAGCAGGAAGGCTTGGAGTTGATGGTGGATCACAGCACTGGGCCTGAAGACTCAGAACCTGGCAGAGGCCTGGGGAACCTGTCCCCTAGTTCAAGCCTGATCCCCCAagagctccctccctccctatccTGGTGGTCAACCTCTGCCTATTCCCACCCTCTTGGGGTGAAGGTTGGCACCttgcccacccccacccagccAGGCAGGCTGTGCCCTTTTGAGTTGACCCACACACAACCAATGTTCCCAAGCCTCTGTTTACTGAGTATCCTCAAGGGACTATTTCCTTAGGTTCAGACATGCATTTCACAGAGCCACAGGAAACACTCAGGATGAACTAGGGAGGATCCTGACCCCACAGCCTTAAGCAGAGCAACAGAACCAGTGCACACAGTCAGGCTTCCTGGCCTTTAatgtgggcaggggcaggggagcaTCAATGTCTCAGGCTCTGCAGGGGCAGGGGTGGTGAGTCGTTGGCCCATTAGGATGGGGGGACTTGGCAAGAAGAGCCTACAGGGTTACAGACCCCACATCAGGCCTGCCAAAGCTGCTGAGGGCTGTAGTGGCCCCAGGTATAACCTGAGGGGCAGCCTGAGAGCCTGGGCAGAGCCAGCACCACACTACCCCCTGGTGGTCTCAGCAAGTGAATGACCGGGACCTCAAATTCCCTGCTGGTGAAGGGCATGCACCGCCTATTCCAGGGCTTTCACCAGGGCCTCATTGGCCTCGATTCGGATCTGGATCTCTGCCCGAGTGGCCTCATCTGCTGCCCCTGACAGCTCCGACTGGGCCTTCTCCAAGTTGGCCCTGGCGGCCTGCAGGAGGTGAGTAGGGGATGAGAGATGAGCCAGCATGCCAGTCCAGCACCTGCCCTTCCTCTGAGCTCcctccccagcagccagggaaCCCGTGGACAGCTCCCACCTGCTCCAAGCTGCAGTGTCCACCCACTTCATACTCACCCCCAGGTCCAACATGTCCAGTGTCACAGCTTCTTCTGCCAGTAACTGCACTGAGGAGTCTGCATTAACTGTGATAGAACCGCTGCTCACTGCAGGGTGGgggggagcaggagggaaggCCTGAGTTCACCACATCCATGCAGGCAGCCTCACCAACTCTCTGATAGGAGCTCCATAAACACCTAAATCTGCATCCCAAGTGTGCCAACAGCTGCTAGCCCAGGTGGTCCCATGGGACTAGTCCCAGGGCCCAGCACACCAGGTggctgaagaggaagaaaataccCCAAGAGGATAGGAGACAGACCCAAGGACACCCATGACACCATAGAACTCTGCAGGGAAACCAAGGCCATCCCTTGAGCCTACCAGCCCATAAGCCGTACCTGGGTCAAGAGCCACGTCAAATGCACTTCTGGCTTTGAATCCCAGTTCTACTCATGGTGACAACTGGTACTGGGGAAAGGCTTTCACAGACTCAACTCCTTCCTATGCAAACACATTTCCTTCCCTAAGCTGATTACCCCTCCCAACACACCTACCTCGTCCAGCACCTGTTCAcccatccccactcccacccGAAGGAACAGGGCTAGTTCAGAACTAAGTTGGCTTCCTGCTGCATTTCTGAGGATCACATCAGTGCCCATAcccatgacaaaaaaaaaacaccaccaaacTTTGCTTTTCTTAGCTCAGACAGGCGGCTCAATGGAGACCCAAGGCCTCTACCCAGCGCCCCCCACAGACTAACCGAAGTATTTAGTAGTGCTGCCATCTTCTGCGTGAACCACGACCAGCCCTGGCCGTAGGACCTGCAGAGTGGGCACATGGGCTGCCAGAATGCCAAAGGCTCCAGTCAGCGTGGGCACGTCCACCTGGCGGACGTTGGCACCATTGAAGAACACCTGGAGAGAACAAAATGAGCAAGCATGTGTCAACTGAACAGCCTCAGGAGCGGCCAAATACCTGACCTTCACTGCTCTGAAAAGCATCAGGGAAAGGTCGAGCCCTGAAGAGGTCACAAAGACTGTCCAAACTACCCGTGATCTTGGGGCAGTTTGTTCATCTGGAAGTAGGACTGTCTGGGACTGGGAAGCACCCGGTTCCTTTCCCAGAGAGAAGCATCCATGAAGGCTGGACAGGGAGGAGCCAGAGACAGCTTAGTTTCAGGAGAAGAGAAAGTCTGGGAGATGGGTGCAGGAGGGAGCCAAAGTGGGGGCGGGGTCCAGCTACCTGCCCGATGAAGGTGGGGCATTGGGctcaggaaggggctggggttcagATTGAGAACCACAGCGAGAGCGCCAGGTCCAGCAACCCCGCTGACTCCGAGGGTGGGAGGGCTCAGCCTCGGGACCACACGGAGGTGTGGGGACCTGAGTCCGGATCCAGGGAAACAGGTCGGCCACCAGTCAGCGGCCTGGGGATACGAAACTGGGTTGCCGACATtaggggagggggcggggcgggctTTAAAGGAAGTTAGGGCGCCCGAGGAGCAGGACAGTGGTCCTGCGACCCCGCGAACTGGGGGAACCTCGGTCTCGGGGCCGCTCAGGAGTTGGGTGGGCGCGAGGGCCGGGAAGGAGGCCGGACCCCTGGGGCTGGAAGCTCAGGTGCCGGGTCGAACGGCGAGGGCGCGGGATCCGGACCTGCGTCGGGGAGGCGAAGGTGAAGGACATCTGACCCGGGCCGGCGGCGGGGGCCGGGGCGGCGGCAGCCTCAGCGAAGGCGCGCGCCTGGCGCACAAGGCGGCCCAAGCCCGTGCGGCGGAGTAGGGCGGAGGGAAGCATGGCGACGGCGGCGACAGACAGCGGACTTGGGCGGCTGGGACGGCCTGGAGGGCGAGAGGACGACGCGCAGGGCTTTCTGGGAGCAGCAGTTCCAGCGAGTGCGCACGCGCGCACTACGACGCCCAACAGGCTGCGCGCGACGTCGGTGCTGAGACGTCACCGCCCGAGCGCGATGCTTGTTGGGGGCTGTAGTTTTCTTGAGATGAGGCGATGAGGGCGATAAAACGATTCTCACGGGTAACTGCGCGGGGGAAGGGACAATTGAGCACCAAAATTGTTAAGGGGAGGCTCACTGCAGGGACATCTGAGAATCTGTTCCCCTATGCGGTGGGGGAGGGAGCGTTCAACTGGCGTTGACGTCGAAAGTAGGCAAATCAATAGTATGTCAGAAAATGACACGAACTGAAATAAACACGAATTGcatatgtgtaactataatgcactaaaaataaatccatatcGCAAGCCGAGTAAAAGACTGAATGGGACAGTCACGAAGGCCTTATCAATACACGCAGTGCAGGTGCCAGGGAACGGCAGCCCAATAGGGTTGCAGCAGCGGACAGACGGGCACACAGACGTCCGCAGAGGGCGCCCTGTGACCGGCGATGCGCTCGCctcgccccccgccccccgcccccgtcTGGCCACCGCCCCCGTCTGGCCACCGCCCCCTCCCGCCACTGACGCAGGAGCGCGTGCGCGGGCGACTTGGATGCCCCGCTGACGTCAACCAGGTGCCGCGCAGCCTCGCTTGGGGCCATAACGTCACCGCCCCGCCCCCGCGCTCACGCAGGTCCTTGGCCCCCACCCTCCCAGAAGATGCGGGGTAGGACTGAGGCTGAGGAAGGTTTTTTCTAAGAGGAGGAGGGCTGGACCCCAGGGGCACTGGAAGCCCGAGAAGATCGTGGTCGCGCCTGGTCACGGATCTGGGGCTGGTACCCTAGTCCAGTGAGACCCAGCAACTAATGCTTTCCGTGGCTCCCCACACCCTAGAGCCAGCGTACGCCCTCGCTCATGCCAGAGTTCAGACCCTTTGGAGACCCGCGCCCCTGGACTTTAGAATCTGGGCAGTTGGAATACTTCGGAAGCCCCAGGCCAGCACCATGAGGAACACTTAGGGCATCATTCCCCATGACCTAGACATTCTGACCCTGAGAGGAGGGTGCAGAGCGAAGCTTTCAACTCCCCTTCCCAAGTGCGTTTTGTCTGCACTTCTAAAGTTTCTTAGCCCCGGGTCTTCATAAGCCACCAACTACTTCCTAATACAGGGAAAGGGTCTTATAAGCCACCAACTACTTCTTAATACAGGGGAAGGGTCTTCATAAACCACCAACTACTTCCTAATACAGGGAAAGGGTCTTCATAAGCCACCAACTACTTCTTAATACAGGGGAAACGTAATGGGCTCCTCAAATCCAACCAGCTGATGACCTCTGTCCGGTCCCCACTCCTAGTATCCTATGGGTGAgggcagcaccattatttggggccgAAACCTGGGAAGACATGAGAATTCCACCCTGTCTTTTCCTGTCCACCCAGTGGACTGCTATCTCTGGCCCTAATTGCTCAGGCCTCCTCTCTGCCTCACCACGGGTGCCAGaagagtctgtaatcccagcggctctggaggctgaggcaggagaatagcgaGTTCAAAAGCAGagagcaaggcactaagcaatccagtgagagcctgtctctaaataaaataaaaaattgtggtggggatgtggctcagtagccaagtgcccctgggttcaaccctggtacgccccacccccaaaaaacatCTAAAACCTGACCATGACCTTCCCCTACTGGGACCCACACCACCACCTGTGGTCTCCTTTCTCTCGGTCTTCTGCAAACACACTTAACCTATTTCCAGGCCTTTGCTCACGGGGTTCAAGCTTGCCTGGGCATTTTTCACTTGGCTGCAACTCAGTAAGAGCATGCCCACTACCTCCTGTGTACCTGCCCTGTGCTGAGACTGGGACACagtcagaaaataaattctgtgCCTGGAGCTCCTAGGATTAGCGGGGAGACAATGCACAAGAGTAAATACGGATACTCAACTGTACTAGATGGAACCAGGGATCCAGACTGTGTGTGGCAGCTGCTGTCAGCAGAGGTAGCCAAGGGATGGGTCCTGAAATGTTGACATTTGGAAAAGCTGAAGACgtagagtgtgtatgtgtgtaggagGGTGAATCTTTCAAGgacccatgtgtgtgtgtgggggggcatttGCAAATAGGAAAGCTCTGAAGTTGAACAGGGCTTGCCACATTCCAGAATAAGCTTTTTTTGGGTGAAAGATGTCAGGTGTGGAGGGCAGGCCCTAGTAAGCTGGGAGGAGAGTCCACTTGACCAAGCTAGTGGCAGATTTGGTGGACTGAACAATTAAAAAGATCAGGCATATATGTCTGAAAGGAAGAACAAAGAGGCAGCTTTGAGGGTTGGCTGTTGGGGCTCCCAGTGCATGTAATTAACATGGTAGAGGCCCTTATTTTGGTCCCCAGCACACAAAAAATGTGGGGTTTCTGCTTATGTGTCACCCACAAGGCCTTGGTACAGTAGGGGGAACTCAGTTCAACTTTGAGCAGCTGTTATCATGTGTGCCATGAAGTGAGAACGGGGGAAATCTACAAAGGAGGTATGGCAAGCTCTTGACAGTGCCCACAGGAACCTGTACAGGGGAAACTGATGAGGGAAGTGCACCAGATCACCTGGCTGGTACATCCTGGGGACCCCCAGACTGGGGAAA from Urocitellus parryii isolate mUroPar1 chromosome 3, mUroPar1.hap1, whole genome shotgun sequence carries:
- the Atp5f1d gene encoding ATP synthase F(1) complex subunit delta, mitochondrial, whose translation is MLPSALLRRTGLGRLVRQARAFAEAAAAPAPAAGPGQMSFTFASPTQVFFNGANVRQVDVPTLTGAFGILAAHVPTLQVLRPGLVVVHAEDGSTTKYFVSSGSITVNADSSVQLLAEEAVTLDMLDLGAARANLEKAQSELSGAADEATRAEIQIRIEANEALVKALE